A stretch of the Thiocystis violascens DSM 198 genome encodes the following:
- a CDS encoding tetratricopeptide repeat protein has translation MTDETADTTALLREALAHHQAGRLEVAENLYRAALAIDAGTGDAYSYLGLIEIARGRNDAAIINLRLALERAPERHANWLSQVETLLEPSRHEEARLAMDRARSHDSNSAAVRPRSPRTSSPAERDALVALFGRGRLNEAQASARRLATRYPDDAFGWKVLGIVLLECGQARDAQVQLERALDLDPKDAAVLNSLGNAFKILGRLDDALDHYTRALRISPRFAEAHNNRGGTLLSLGHLEEALTSLRDAIALKADFAEAHHNLGQVLAEQGRFDEAVASYRQAGLLNPDLAGLQHSLGLAFYRLGRLDEALASLSLAARSEPDQAGVLSDQGNILRELGRFEEARDSYRRALAIDPANALAHTNLGNLLRELGHLDEALEHHAAALRIAPDYAEGYCNAGLVLQDLGRLEEARAHYSQALSINPNLAQAHGNLGNYWQELKRCHEALECYRRALAIEPRFAEAHNNMGLVLLEQGNFDEARERFEQALSIRPDYVDAYLNLGTCHGRVGRYDKALDCFDRALRISPDLATLKPGLVKVHNAFLFILNYHPDKSAEEIYAAYRAFDHAFGEPHRVGWRAHANVRDSRRRLRIGYVSPDFRAHSARGFLEPLLANHDRNEIEVTAYAELTQEDEVTARYRGYVDRWVATRGVSDDVLAERIRADGIDILVDLAGHTANNRLGVFVRRPAPVSVSWMVGYGYTTGLSAIDYFLADEAMVPPGSEGLFAEQPWRLPVPALVYRPAERMGDAGALPARDFGNLSFVTLSRAVRINHRTVRVWSALLQRLPGARLAIDSKDFETKRAQSDMCKRFAAHGIAPERLLIGCHSPPWDLLRHMDIGLDCFPHNSGTTLIESLYMGVPFVTLAGRPSVGRIGSTMLAGAGLGEWIAHSEDEYIEKAVALASDLDRLAALRAGLRTRLEAGPWRDEAGFARRVEAAYREMWRRWCAGVGANSCAPTRPIAFDSGEAIRPDKGA, from the coding sequence GATGCCGGAACTGGCGATGCATACTCTTATCTCGGTTTGATCGAGATCGCCCGAGGTCGGAACGATGCGGCGATCATCAATCTGCGCCTGGCTTTGGAGCGTGCGCCAGAGAGACACGCCAACTGGCTCTCGCAGGTCGAGACCTTGCTGGAGCCGAGCCGGCACGAAGAGGCCCGTTTGGCGATGGATCGGGCGCGCTCGCATGACTCGAACAGCGCCGCCGTGCGTCCCCGCTCGCCCCGGACCTCATCTCCCGCGGAACGGGACGCGCTGGTCGCCTTATTCGGTCGCGGGCGGCTAAACGAGGCGCAAGCATCGGCCCGGCGGCTCGCCACGCGCTATCCCGACGACGCCTTTGGCTGGAAGGTTCTGGGGATCGTGCTCCTGGAGTGCGGCCAGGCGCGTGATGCCCAAGTGCAACTCGAACGCGCGCTCGATCTCGATCCCAAGGATGCAGCCGTCCTCAATAGCCTTGGCAATGCCTTCAAGATCCTGGGGCGCCTGGACGATGCATTGGACCATTACACCCGCGCGTTGCGGATCAGTCCGCGCTTTGCCGAGGCACACAACAATCGGGGCGGCACGCTTCTGTCGCTGGGCCATCTGGAAGAGGCATTGACGAGCCTGCGGGACGCCATCGCGTTAAAGGCCGATTTTGCCGAGGCCCATCACAACCTGGGTCAGGTTCTTGCCGAGCAAGGGCGATTCGACGAGGCCGTGGCCTCTTACCGCCAAGCCGGTCTGCTCAATCCTGACCTGGCTGGGCTCCAGCACAGCCTGGGCCTGGCGTTCTATCGCTTGGGACGGTTGGACGAAGCCCTGGCCTCGTTATCGCTGGCGGCGAGGAGCGAGCCCGATCAGGCCGGAGTACTCAGCGATCAGGGCAATATTTTGCGTGAACTCGGTCGTTTCGAGGAAGCGCGCGACAGCTATCGGCGCGCCCTTGCGATCGACCCCGCCAATGCCCTCGCGCACACGAATCTCGGGAATCTGTTGCGCGAACTCGGGCATCTTGACGAGGCCCTGGAGCATCATGCCGCAGCATTGAGGATTGCCCCCGATTATGCCGAAGGCTACTGCAATGCGGGACTGGTGCTGCAGGATCTTGGGCGTCTGGAGGAGGCCCGCGCGCATTACAGTCAGGCCCTCTCGATCAACCCGAATCTGGCGCAGGCGCATGGCAACCTGGGGAATTACTGGCAGGAGTTGAAGCGCTGCCACGAAGCCCTGGAGTGCTATCGGCGGGCGCTCGCCATCGAGCCGCGCTTCGCCGAAGCCCATAACAACATGGGTCTGGTCTTGCTGGAGCAGGGAAATTTCGACGAGGCACGCGAGCGCTTCGAGCAGGCCCTGTCGATCAGGCCCGATTATGTCGATGCCTATCTCAATCTCGGTACCTGTCATGGGAGAGTGGGACGCTACGACAAGGCCCTGGATTGTTTCGATCGCGCCCTTCGGATCAGCCCCGATCTGGCCACGCTCAAGCCCGGTTTGGTCAAGGTTCACAACGCCTTTCTCTTCATTTTGAATTACCATCCGGACAAGAGCGCCGAGGAGATTTACGCGGCCTATCGGGCCTTCGATCACGCCTTTGGCGAGCCGCATCGCGTGGGCTGGCGCGCCCACGCAAATGTGCGTGATTCGCGGCGACGGTTGCGGATCGGCTATGTCTCACCCGATTTTCGCGCCCATTCGGCCCGAGGATTTCTAGAGCCGCTCCTGGCCAATCATGATCGAAACGAGATTGAGGTAACGGCCTATGCCGAGTTGACGCAAGAGGACGAAGTGACCGCCCGCTATCGCGGCTATGTCGATCGTTGGGTCGCCACGCGAGGGGTGAGCGATGACGTGCTGGCCGAGCGTATCCGCGCCGACGGCATCGATATCCTGGTGGACCTGGCGGGTCACACCGCCAACAATCGCCTGGGCGTCTTCGTGCGCCGCCCGGCGCCGGTCTCGGTCTCCTGGATGGTGGGTTACGGCTATACCACGGGGCTCTCCGCCATCGACTATTTTCTGGCCGATGAAGCGATGGTTCCCCCCGGTAGCGAAGGTCTGTTCGCGGAACAGCCATGGCGGCTGCCGGTCCCCGCGCTCGTCTACCGACCGGCGGAGAGAATGGGTGATGCTGGGGCTCTGCCCGCACGGGATTTCGGCAATCTCTCTTTTGTCACTTTATCGCGCGCGGTGCGCATCAATCATCGCACCGTGCGCGTCTGGTCGGCGCTGCTTCAGCGTTTGCCCGGCGCGCGATTGGCCATCGATAGCAAGGATTTCGAGACGAAACGCGCGCAATCCGACATGTGCAAACGTTTCGCAGCGCATGGCATCGCCCCCGAGCGCCTGTTGATCGGCTGCCACAGCCCGCCCTGGGACTTGCTGCGTCACATGGACATCGGTCTCGACTGCTTCCCCCACAACTCCGGAACTACCCTGATCGAGTCGCTCTACATGGGCGTGCCCTTCGTCACCCTCGCCGGGCGCCCCAGCGTCGGGCGCATCGGCAGCACCATGCTCGCGGGCGCCGGACTCGGCGAATGGATCGCCCACAGCGAGGACGAGTACATCGAGAAGGCCGTCGCGCTGGCCAGCGACCTGGATCGTCTGGCGGCGCTGCGCGCCGGGCTGCGTACCCGGCTGGAGGCAGGCCCCTGGCGCGACGAGGCAGGCTTCGCGCGGCGGGTCGAGGCGGCCTATCGGGAGATGTGGCGGCGCTGGTGCGCGGGTGTCGGGGCGAATTCATGCGCCCCGACAAGGCCAATTGCATTCGATTCGGGCGAAGCGATTCGCCCCGACAAGGGGGCATGA